One segment of Thermodesulfobacteriota bacterium DNA contains the following:
- the mtnA gene encoding S-methyl-5-thioribose-1-phosphate isomerase → MAFKTIEWRGDAVVLIDQTKLPNEEVYIECRDHMSIAKAIRDLKVRGAPAIGVTAAMGVALGAKTIEADDRKEFVAELKGICDVLSKTRPTAVNLFWAIDRMMAVARSYSGLDMDGLKELLEEEALAIYEDDICINHQIGVHGKVFIKDNDTILTHCNAGALATAGFGTALGVIRAAWEKNKNIRVFADETRPFLQGARLTAWELMKDKIPVTLITDNMAGHFMKKKMIDLVIVGADRIAANGDVANKIGTYTVAVLAKEHGIPFYVAAPVSTLDLTLKSGEEIPIEERDEREVTQIGGVTIAPKNVKVLNPAFDVTPNTFITAIITEKGVITKPFLDSLKNLKEGCK, encoded by the coding sequence ATGGCATTTAAAACTATAGAATGGCGGGGTGATGCTGTAGTATTGATTGATCAGACTAAATTACCCAATGAAGAGGTTTACATTGAATGCAGAGATCATATGTCTATTGCAAAGGCTATTAGAGACTTGAAAGTGCGAGGGGCTCCGGCTATTGGAGTTACTGCTGCTATGGGTGTTGCCTTGGGTGCAAAGACTATAGAAGCAGATGACCGTAAAGAGTTTGTTGCTGAACTAAAGGGTATTTGTGATGTTCTGTCGAAAACCCGTCCTACAGCGGTCAACCTCTTCTGGGCAATTGACAGGATGATGGCGGTTGCCCGGTCTTATAGTGGTCTGGATATGGACGGCTTAAAGGAACTTCTTGAAGAAGAAGCCCTGGCGATCTATGAGGATGATATCTGTATCAATCATCAGATTGGGGTTCATGGTAAAGTCTTTATTAAGGATAATGATACTATTCTTACCCATTGTAATGCAGGAGCTCTTGCTACAGCAGGATTTGGTACCGCATTAGGGGTTATCAGGGCGGCATGGGAGAAAAACAAAAATATCAGAGTATTTGCAGACGAAACGCGTCCATTTCTTCAGGGAGCAAGGCTGACTGCATGGGAATTGATGAAGGACAAGATACCTGTAACTCTTATAACCGATAATATGGCAGGCCACTTCATGAAGAAGAAGATGATTGACCTGGTAATAGTAGGGGCGGACAGGATTGCCGCAAATGGAGATGTCGCAAATAAGATAGGTACATATACTGTAGCAGTCCTAGCTAAAGAACATGGGATCCCCTTTTATGTAGCCGCTCCTGTATCTACCCTTGACCTGACACTAAAAAGTGGTGAAGAGATTCCAATAGAGGAGAGGGATGAAAGAGAGGTAACACAAATAGGAGGAGTAACGATAGCTCCAAAAAACGTAAAGGTTCTAAACCCTGCTTTTGATGTTACCCCAAACACCTTTATAACGGCTATTATTACTGAGAAGGGAGTTATAACCAAACCCTTTTTAGATAGTTTAAAGAATTTAAAAGAGGGTTGTAAATAG